A stretch of Paenibacillus peoriae DNA encodes these proteins:
- the priA gene encoding primosomal protein N', producing METGNLVAKVIVDVPAKDTDRTFDYLIPDSMRPWIEPGSRVAVPFGKRTVQAFVISVVPAEEPPKYRMRAIQELLDLVPPLSADLVELGKWMSERYACNQIMALQVMIPTALKGKAERYISIAEQHELTHPQRSIQPNQGDELEWALLTDDGMSDPTERRIVSFIQEKEQVPLQQLSRRFPEEAEVIKSLLRRGVLQESQVIKDKLGKKTMKSVDLAIGIDEASTVLEQFSAKAQRQREVLAFLLERSEFLPLSLKEVMTSLSVSAATVKALEDKGYVLLEDVEVFRDPYRGRHFKPTEPLPLTAEQQSVYERIIRQLDTREQGAYLLHGVTGSGKTEIYLQTIQRCIEQNRQAIVLVPEISLTPQMVERFKGRFGDQVAVMHSRLSGGERYDEWRKIREGRVKVAIGARSAVFAPFRELGLIIMDEEHETSYKQEETPKYHARDVAIRRAHQHGAVVILGSATPSLESYYAARSQSNDEFAPLLLEMPTRALGNTLPEVHIMDMREELRAGNRSMFSRALHNGIAERLERKEQTVLLLNRRGHSTFVMCRSCGYVAGCPHCDISLTYHQRSNNLRCHYCGYSEPVPQTCPECGSEHIRYFGTGTQRVEEELAKLFPGIRVVRMDVDTTTEKNAHEKLLKQFRDKKADVLLGTQMVAKGLDFPDVTLVGVITADSALNLPDFRAAEKTFQLLTQVAGRAGRHQLPGEVFVQSYTPEHYSVIHASRHDYASFVREELKHRRNLHYPPYCRLILVTFSHEQLPVLVRLAENYSATLQGRARQRGWFGNMDRLTSDVLDILGPVASPISRIKNRYRFQCMIKWRGNIDAISLAQQVADEMAESAQAQKLLISLDVDPQMLM from the coding sequence ATGGAGACGGGCAATTTAGTTGCCAAGGTCATTGTCGATGTACCTGCCAAGGATACGGACCGCACCTTCGATTATCTGATACCGGATTCAATGAGACCTTGGATTGAGCCGGGTAGTCGGGTAGCTGTGCCATTTGGCAAACGGACGGTGCAGGCTTTCGTCATCTCGGTAGTCCCAGCTGAGGAACCACCGAAATACAGGATGAGAGCGATTCAGGAGTTGCTGGATTTGGTGCCACCTTTATCTGCCGACCTAGTCGAACTGGGCAAGTGGATGAGTGAACGTTATGCTTGTAATCAAATTATGGCATTGCAAGTGATGATTCCTACCGCGCTCAAAGGCAAAGCAGAACGTTATATCTCAATTGCGGAACAGCATGAGTTAACGCATCCACAGCGTAGTATACAACCGAATCAGGGCGATGAGCTCGAATGGGCACTTCTGACCGACGATGGTATGAGTGATCCGACAGAGCGTCGGATTGTCAGCTTCATTCAGGAGAAGGAGCAAGTCCCGTTGCAGCAACTCAGTCGACGTTTCCCTGAGGAAGCGGAGGTTATTAAATCACTGTTACGCCGGGGTGTGCTTCAGGAAAGTCAAGTTATTAAAGACAAGCTTGGCAAAAAGACCATGAAATCCGTTGATCTGGCTATCGGCATAGACGAGGCATCAACGGTACTGGAGCAATTTTCTGCCAAAGCACAGCGTCAGCGGGAGGTACTTGCTTTTTTGCTGGAACGTAGCGAGTTTTTGCCTCTGTCGCTCAAGGAAGTCATGACCTCATTGAGTGTGTCTGCTGCAACGGTTAAGGCGCTGGAAGATAAGGGCTATGTGTTGCTGGAGGATGTCGAAGTGTTCCGCGACCCGTACCGGGGCAGACACTTCAAGCCTACAGAGCCACTCCCTCTCACAGCAGAGCAGCAGTCGGTGTATGAACGGATTATTCGCCAGCTGGACACGCGTGAGCAAGGAGCTTATTTGTTGCATGGAGTCACGGGGAGCGGTAAGACGGAAATTTATCTACAGACGATTCAACGTTGTATCGAGCAGAATCGGCAGGCCATTGTGCTGGTACCTGAAATATCGTTAACCCCACAAATGGTTGAGCGTTTTAAAGGTCGGTTTGGCGATCAGGTAGCAGTGATGCACAGTAGGTTGTCTGGAGGAGAACGGTACGATGAGTGGCGCAAAATACGCGAAGGCCGTGTGAAAGTGGCGATTGGTGCTCGCTCGGCAGTATTTGCGCCTTTTCGTGAGTTAGGTCTTATTATTATGGATGAGGAGCACGAAACGTCCTATAAGCAGGAAGAGACACCTAAATACCATGCGCGTGATGTCGCCATTCGCAGAGCCCATCAGCATGGGGCTGTCGTTATTCTCGGCTCGGCTACACCGTCGCTGGAAAGCTACTATGCGGCTCGCTCACAAAGCAACGACGAGTTTGCGCCGTTGCTACTTGAAATGCCAACTCGCGCATTGGGGAACACGTTACCCGAAGTACATATCATGGATATGCGTGAGGAACTGCGTGCTGGCAACCGCTCTATGTTTAGCCGTGCGTTGCATAATGGGATTGCAGAGCGGTTAGAGCGTAAGGAGCAGACGGTGCTCCTGTTGAATCGGCGTGGACACTCCACATTCGTCATGTGCCGTAGCTGTGGCTATGTGGCGGGCTGTCCGCATTGTGATATTTCGCTTACGTATCATCAGCGGTCGAACAATTTACGTTGTCATTACTGTGGTTATTCCGAGCCTGTGCCTCAGACTTGCCCTGAATGCGGTAGTGAGCATATTCGCTATTTCGGTACAGGTACCCAGCGAGTGGAAGAAGAGCTGGCGAAGCTATTCCCCGGTATACGTGTTGTTCGAATGGATGTTGATACAACGACAGAAAAAAATGCCCACGAAAAGCTCCTCAAGCAATTTCGTGATAAAAAAGCGGACGTGCTGCTCGGTACTCAAATGGTTGCCAAAGGCCTGGACTTTCCCGATGTGACACTGGTTGGTGTCATTACTGCGGATTCAGCTCTCAATTTACCGGATTTTCGGGCTGCGGAAAAGACATTTCAGCTGTTAACACAAGTAGCTGGACGTGCTGGGAGACATCAATTGCCAGGGGAAGTATTCGTACAATCCTATACTCCAGAGCATTATTCGGTGATTCACGCAAGTCGCCATGATTATGCTTCTTTTGTGAGGGAAGAATTGAAACACCGCCGCAATTTGCACTATCCACCATATTGCCGTCTTATTTTGGTAACCTTTTCTCATGAACAACTCCCGGTGCTGGTCCGGCTGGCAGAGAATTATTCAGCAACACTACAGGGACGGGCCAGACAACGAGGCTGGTTCGGGAATATGGATCGTCTTACATCGGATGTACTCGACATTTTGGGACCAGTAGCTTCACCCATTTCGAGAATCAAGAATAGATACCGATTTCAATGTATGATAAAATGGCGTGGAAATATCGACGCGATTAGTTTGGCTCAGCAAGTAGCTGATGAAATGGCCGAATCCGCACAGGCGCAAAAGTTGCTGATTAGTCTGGATGTTGATCCACAAATGCTTATGTAG
- the coaBC gene encoding bifunctional phosphopantothenoylcysteine decarboxylase/phosphopantothenate--cysteine ligase CoaBC: protein MLKGKVIILGITGGIAAYKGAALCSRLTQKGADVHVIMTASAKEFITELTLQSLSRNPVYSDTFDEREPSVVSHIHLADAADLVLVAPATANIIGKMAHGLADDMLSTTLLATTAPIMVAPAMNVHMYTHPAVMQNMETLVSRGVKMIEPGEGLLACGYVGKGRLEEPDTIVQTIEHFFDQQAQEQKNNIKSESRWFGGESVEAQVPESPVNENESVFSGKKVIVTAGGTIERIDPVRYITNDSSGKMGFAIAKVAQKMGAEVHLIAANTSAEPPAGIMLERVQSAEDMYAAVLKQWETSDMVVMAAAVADYRPREIAQTKIKKKDSVFTLELVKNVDILESLGRSKKHQFLIGFAAETEHLETYAKDKLERKNCDLIAANDVTVNGAGFGVDTNAVQIYDRSGIVERIPVQSKEEVARKLLTIAAGRMGGVLH from the coding sequence ATGTTGAAGGGGAAAGTTATTATTCTTGGTATAACCGGTGGAATTGCTGCTTACAAAGGGGCTGCGTTATGTAGTAGGTTGACACAAAAGGGCGCCGATGTTCATGTGATTATGACAGCCTCTGCTAAGGAGTTTATTACCGAGCTTACACTGCAGTCGCTCTCTCGTAATCCGGTGTACAGTGATACGTTTGATGAAAGAGAGCCGTCCGTCGTATCCCATATTCATCTGGCAGATGCGGCTGATTTGGTGCTTGTTGCACCTGCAACTGCGAATATTATTGGAAAAATGGCGCATGGCCTTGCTGATGATATGTTGTCTACAACGTTGTTGGCTACAACAGCGCCTATTATGGTGGCACCTGCGATGAATGTACATATGTACACTCATCCGGCAGTCATGCAAAATATGGAGACGCTTGTATCACGTGGTGTGAAGATGATTGAGCCTGGTGAAGGATTACTGGCTTGCGGTTACGTTGGCAAAGGACGTTTGGAAGAGCCGGACACAATTGTGCAAACGATAGAGCACTTTTTTGATCAGCAAGCCCAGGAACAAAAAAACAACATTAAGTCTGAATCCCGATGGTTTGGTGGCGAATCTGTGGAGGCTCAAGTGCCTGAGTCACCTGTGAATGAGAATGAATCGGTGTTTTCAGGTAAAAAAGTCATTGTAACGGCTGGAGGCACGATCGAGCGAATTGATCCAGTGCGTTATATCACAAATGATTCATCTGGAAAAATGGGCTTCGCCATTGCAAAAGTGGCTCAAAAGATGGGGGCAGAGGTGCACTTGATTGCTGCCAATACCAGTGCGGAACCGCCTGCTGGTATTATGCTTGAAAGAGTCCAGTCGGCTGAAGACATGTACGCAGCTGTATTAAAACAATGGGAAACGAGCGATATGGTCGTTATGGCTGCTGCAGTTGCAGATTATCGACCACGTGAGATAGCACAGACCAAGATCAAGAAAAAAGATAGTGTATTTACGCTAGAGTTAGTGAAGAACGTCGATATTCTAGAATCACTCGGACGGAGTAAGAAACATCAATTTTTAATTGGCTTTGCAGCTGAAACTGAACATTTGGAGACGTATGCGAAAGATAAATTAGAACGTAAAAATTGTGATTTGATCGCGGCAAACGATGTAACTGTGAATGGTGCTGGTTTTGGCGTCGATACGAATGCTGTTCAAATTTATGACCGAAGCGGGATCGTTGAGCGTATTCCTGTACAGTCAAAGGAAGAAGTTGCGCGTAAGTTGCTTACTATAGCCGCGGGACGCATGGGTGGGGTGCTGCATTAA
- the rpoZ gene encoding DNA-directed RNA polymerase subunit omega, giving the protein MLYPSIDEMMKKADSKYSLVVAASRRARQLREGEKTTLKNPKSHKQVGVALEEIYADHLRLESGEDE; this is encoded by the coding sequence GTGCTGTATCCTTCCATTGATGAAATGATGAAAAAGGCAGATAGTAAGTATTCGTTGGTTGTAGCGGCTTCACGTCGTGCCAGACAGTTGCGCGAGGGTGAAAAGACGACTCTCAAGAATCCTAAATCCCACAAACAGGTTGGAGTGGCGTTGGAAGAGATTTACGCGGATCATCTGCGTCTTGAAAGCGGCGAAGACGAGTAA
- the gmk gene encoding guanylate kinase has translation MAKGLLFVISGPSGVGKGTVGNALRDKLPEITYSVSATTRTPRSGEQDGVTYFFKTREEFLGMIERDEMLEYAEYVGNYYGTPRDFVDQTLAQGKDIFLEIEVQGALKVKEKFPEGIFIFLLPPSLDELKDRIRGRGTETQATIDHRMSVAVDEMNLLRHYDYAVVNDEIDFACKRIESIIIAEHCKVHP, from the coding sequence ATGGCTAAGGGATTATTATTTGTAATATCCGGACCTTCGGGTGTCGGTAAAGGGACGGTAGGCAACGCATTGCGTGACAAGCTACCAGAGATAACGTACTCCGTTTCTGCTACAACTCGAACACCTCGTTCGGGTGAACAGGATGGAGTGACCTATTTTTTTAAAACGCGTGAAGAATTTTTGGGTATGATTGAACGAGATGAAATGCTGGAGTATGCTGAGTATGTAGGGAACTATTATGGTACTCCACGTGATTTTGTAGATCAGACGCTTGCGCAGGGAAAAGATATTTTTCTGGAGATTGAAGTTCAGGGAGCGCTAAAGGTTAAAGAAAAATTTCCAGAAGGCATATTCATTTTTCTGCTTCCGCCTTCGCTAGATGAATTAAAGGATAGAATCCGGGGACGGGGCACAGAAACTCAAGCGACCATAGACCACCGTATGTCGGTAGCTGTGGATGAAATGAATCTGTTGCGTCACTATGATTATGCGGTTGTCAATGATGAGATTGATTTCGCTTGTAAACGAATAGAATCCATTATTATCGCCGAACATTGTAAGGTTCATCCTTAA
- the remA gene encoding extracellular matrix/biofilm regulator RemA, producing the protein MAIKLINIGFGNIVSANRIISIVSPESAPIKRIIQEARDRHMLIDATYGRRTRAVIITDSDHVILSAVQPETVAHRLSTKDDDNDE; encoded by the coding sequence ATGGCAATCAAATTGATCAATATTGGTTTCGGCAATATCGTGTCGGCCAACCGAATTATCTCCATCGTCAGTCCGGAGTCTGCTCCGATCAAGCGGATTATACAGGAAGCCAGGGACCGTCATATGCTAATTGATGCTACCTATGGCCGCCGGACGCGGGCTGTTATTATTACAGACAGTGATCATGTAATCCTGTCTGCGGTGCAGCCGGAGACGGTCGCTCATCGCCTATCCACTAAAGATGATGACAATGACGAATAA
- a CDS encoding YicC/YloC family endoribonuclease: MSLSMTGYGQAILHYEGYKVRLELKSVNHRYCEVMMRIPREWTRYEDGLRRTVQQQIKRGRIDVFIHRERDEEQMPAARLNDTVVQAYLHAAEQLADRYGVKGTLGISDILALPDVLGEPGEAFHGDEEDWEEQLQRALNEALQGLLEMRRREGGHLAQDVKSRILRLESLHHEMTVLAPHVVSDYRNRLKHRLKELQDGSFTLDEHKFGMEIALFADRSNIDEELTRLQSHFGQCKGLLLSDEPAGRKLDFLIQEMNREVNTIGSKANHLNLVNLVVEMKAELEKIREQAANIE; this comes from the coding sequence ATGTCATTGAGTATGACCGGATACGGTCAAGCTATCCTTCATTATGAGGGCTATAAAGTGCGCTTGGAATTGAAATCGGTAAATCACCGCTATTGCGAAGTGATGATGAGAATTCCGCGCGAATGGACTCGTTACGAAGATGGCTTGAGAAGAACGGTTCAACAGCAGATTAAACGCGGTCGTATCGATGTCTTTATCCACAGGGAACGTGATGAAGAACAGATGCCCGCCGCGCGGTTAAATGACACTGTGGTGCAGGCTTACCTGCATGCAGCGGAGCAGCTGGCGGATCGTTATGGAGTGAAAGGAACGTTAGGGATAAGCGATATTCTTGCTTTGCCTGACGTTCTGGGTGAGCCTGGAGAGGCTTTCCATGGAGACGAAGAGGACTGGGAAGAGCAACTACAGCGAGCTTTGAATGAAGCTTTGCAAGGTTTACTGGAGATGAGAAGGCGAGAAGGCGGGCATTTGGCGCAAGATGTGAAATCCCGTATTTTACGTCTGGAATCCCTGCATCATGAAATGACGGTGCTGGCTCCTCATGTTGTGAGCGACTACCGTAACAGGCTGAAACACAGGCTTAAAGAGCTTCAGGACGGTTCATTTACGCTTGATGAACATAAGTTCGGAATGGAGATTGCGTTATTCGCGGATCGCAGCAATATTGATGAGGAACTTACCCGGCTTCAAAGTCACTTTGGGCAGTGCAAGGGGTTGCTGCTATCGGACGAGCCGGCCGGTCGCAAATTAGATTTTTTAATCCAGGAAATGAACAGAGAAGTCAACACGATCGGCTCCAAGGCTAATCATCTCAACTTGGTTAATTTGGTCGTTGAGATGAAAGCAGAGCTCGAGAAAATTCGTGAGCAGGCTGCAAATATTGAGTAG
- a CDS encoding bifunctional homocysteine S-methyltransferase/methylenetetrahydrofolate reductase: MKPDLRTVLNREIIVGDGAMGTFLYQLGFPVNTSFEELNITSPDVISDVHGQYLSAGARLLETNTFSANDYKLARFGLESKVEEINRAGVRIARNAAGPEHYVVGAVGSICGGKRLNISKLELARNYEQQIDALLSEGVDGILCETFYSLDEIRIALHSVRKYSDIPVICQFAVDQVGRTQDGFLVAEAFSVLRNEGADILGFNCHSGPQGIMSVMEQLDGPLSVPLSVYPNAGLADYVDGHYVYGASPEYFGECAKTFVDLGTRLLGGCCGTTPDHIAAISKALNRLQPPPLASKEALSKESFQVAEQIADEGERGNGRHTSEPNIVDLVKERHTVIVELDPPRDLDITRFMQGAHALKKAGADALTLADNSLAVTRMSNMALGHLVSIETGLRPLIHIACRDRNLIGTQSHMMGFDALGIDHVLAVTGDPARFGDLPGASSVYDMTSFEIIRMIKQLNDGVAFSGKPLKQKANFVVGAAFNPNVKHLGKAVQRLEKKIASGADYVMTQPVYDHELIAAIAEATRHLEVPIFIGIMPLASGRNAEYLHNEVPGIQLSDEVRARMSGLEGPEGRTMGVSIAKELLDTAMEHFNGIYFMTPFMFYEMTAELTSYVWQKSGRAQAPLFRL, translated from the coding sequence ATGAAACCGGATTTGCGTACTGTGCTGAATCGTGAAATTATTGTCGGAGACGGCGCAATGGGGACTTTTTTATATCAGCTAGGATTTCCAGTAAATACGTCTTTCGAAGAACTGAACATCACTTCGCCTGATGTTATATCAGACGTGCATGGTCAATATTTAAGTGCAGGAGCTCGATTGCTGGAGACTAATACATTTTCTGCAAATGATTATAAGTTAGCCCGGTTTGGACTGGAATCTAAGGTAGAAGAGATCAATCGTGCTGGTGTGAGAATTGCCAGAAATGCGGCCGGACCTGAACATTATGTGGTAGGTGCAGTGGGTTCCATATGTGGGGGCAAACGGCTTAACATATCAAAGCTGGAGCTGGCAAGAAACTATGAACAGCAAATTGATGCCCTTCTCTCCGAAGGAGTCGACGGTATTTTGTGCGAAACGTTTTATTCACTGGATGAAATACGCATAGCGCTTCACAGTGTACGTAAATATAGTGATATTCCGGTGATTTGTCAGTTTGCGGTCGATCAGGTTGGTCGTACTCAGGATGGTTTTTTAGTGGCGGAAGCTTTTTCGGTGCTGCGTAATGAGGGGGCAGACATCCTTGGATTTAACTGTCACTCGGGTCCGCAGGGAATTATGAGTGTAATGGAGCAGCTGGACGGCCCTTTGTCTGTACCGTTGTCCGTATATCCGAATGCGGGACTAGCAGATTATGTGGACGGTCACTATGTATACGGTGCATCACCTGAATATTTTGGAGAATGTGCCAAAACCTTTGTAGACCTGGGAACGAGGCTGCTCGGTGGTTGCTGCGGAACTACACCGGATCATATTGCTGCTATATCCAAAGCCTTGAACCGTTTGCAACCGCCTCCTCTTGCTTCAAAAGAAGCTTTGTCGAAAGAGTCCTTTCAAGTGGCGGAGCAGATTGCAGATGAAGGGGAACGAGGAAATGGCAGACATACCAGTGAGCCCAACATCGTGGATCTTGTAAAGGAACGACATACGGTCATTGTAGAACTGGATCCTCCGCGCGATCTGGACATTACGAGGTTTATGCAAGGTGCTCATGCGTTGAAGAAAGCCGGGGCCGACGCGCTTACACTGGCTGACAACTCGCTTGCAGTCACTCGCATGAGCAACATGGCGCTTGGACATTTGGTCAGTATTGAAACAGGCTTGCGTCCATTAATTCATATAGCATGTCGTGATCGCAATCTGATTGGTACTCAATCCCACATGATGGGTTTTGACGCGCTCGGTATTGACCATGTACTGGCGGTTACTGGAGATCCGGCGCGGTTCGGTGATTTGCCAGGCGCCAGTTCGGTGTATGATATGACCTCTTTTGAAATCATACGCATGATCAAGCAATTAAATGATGGTGTCGCATTTTCCGGTAAGCCACTGAAGCAGAAAGCTAATTTTGTGGTAGGTGCCGCATTTAATCCTAACGTCAAGCATTTGGGTAAAGCCGTACAGCGGTTGGAGAAGAAAATTGCCTCCGGAGCCGACTATGTTATGACTCAGCCCGTATACGACCACGAGTTGATTGCAGCCATCGCGGAAGCGACACGACATTTGGAAGTACCGATTTTTATCGGTATTATGCCGCTGGCTAGTGGGCGCAATGCAGAATACTTGCACAATGAAGTACCAGGCATTCAGTTATCCGATGAGGTGCGTGCACGTATGTCTGGTCTTGAGGGTCCGGAAGGACGAACAATGGGTGTGTCTATTGCCAAGGAGCTACTCGATACGGCAATGGAACATTTTAATGGTATCTATTTTATGACTCCATTTATGTTCTATGAAATGACAGCTGAACTGACTTCTTACGTATGGCAAAAATCAGGCCGCGCACAGGCCCCCTTGTTTCGACTATAA
- a CDS encoding IS1182 family transposase (programmed frameshift) — protein MLRSNCEKQQSYEFVSIEDLVPQDHLLRKVDKYIDFSFIDDKVRPLYCADNGRPAIDPTVLFKMIFLGYFYGIRSERQLEREIQTNLAYRWFLGLGLTDKVPDHTTISWNRRTRFKDTTIFQDIFDEIVLQAISHRMVGGRVLVTDSTHVKANANRHQYTKEQVLQNTKDYMDELNEAVKDDRRNHGKKPLKSREEVNEEKEIKVSKTDPDSGYMIRDGKPEGFFYLDHRTVDMKYNLITDVYVTPGNVHDSVPYLSRLDRQRERFGFQVEAVALDSGYLTTPICRGLQNRKIFAVIAHRRFHPRQGLFPKWKFEYDAKRNAYRCPAQQELPYRTTDRKGYRQYASDPAQCQHCPLLSQCTQSRNHRKVVTRHVWEDSKEWVRSNRLSPSGKKLYRKRKETIERSFADAKELHGFRYCRLRGLPNVREQALMTAAVQNMKKMAIHLDRLEKQG, from the exons ATGCTACGCTCCAACTGCGAAAAACAACAATCCTACGAATTTGTTTCCATCGAAGATCTGGTTCCTCAAGATCACTTGCTCCGCAAAGTAGATAAGTATATCGATTTTTCGTTTATCGATGATAAAGTTCGACCACTGTATTGTGCAGACAACGGGCGTCCTGCCATTGATCCTACCGTATTGTTTAAAATGATCTTTCTCGGTTATTTCTATGGCATTCGCTCAGAACGGCAACTCGAGCGAGAAATTCAGACGAACCTAGCTTATCGTTGGTTTCTGGGGTTGGGCTTAACGGATAAAGTTCCGGACCATACGACGATTAGCTGGAATCGTCGCACTCGCTTTAAAGACACCACGATCTTTCAAGATATCTTCGATGAAATTGTGCTGCAGGCGATCTCTCACCGAATGGTGGGTGGGCGTGTTCTCGTCACCGATTCCACACACGTCAAAGCCAATGCTAACAGGCACCAGTACACCAAAGAACAAGTGTTGCAGAATACTAAAGACTATATGGACGAGCTGAACGAAGCGGTGAAGGATGACCGGAGAAACCACGGAAAAAAGCCTT TAAAATCCCGAGAGGAAGTGAACGAAGAAAAAGAAATTAAAGTGAGCAAAACAGACCCGGACAGCGGCTATATGATCCGTGATGGCAAGCCCGAAGGCTTCTTCTATCTGGACCACCGCACGGTGGATATGAAGTACAATCTGATTACGGACGTGTATGTGACACCAGGGAATGTACATGATTCTGTCCCCTATTTGTCCCGTTTGGATCGCCAAAGAGAACGTTTTGGTTTTCAAGTAGAAGCTGTTGCACTAGATTCAGGTTATTTAACAACGCCGATTTGCCGAGGTTTGCAGAACCGAAAGATTTTTGCCGTGATTGCTCACCGAAGATTCCATCCCAGACAAGGACTGTTTCCGAAATGGAAGTTTGAATACGATGCCAAACGCAATGCGTATAGATGCCCAGCCCAACAGGAACTGCCCTACCGAACGACGGACCGTAAGGGATACCGGCAGTATGCCTCTGACCCAGCTCAGTGCCAGCATTGCCCACTGCTAAGTCAGTGTACCCAGTCTCGAAACCACCGCAAAGTGGTGACTCGGCATGTCTGGGAAGACAGCAAAGAGTGGGTACGGAGCAACCGGCTGAGCCCATCTGGTAAAAAGCTGTACCGCAAACGAAAAGAGACGATTGAGCGAAGCTTCGCGGATGCCAAAGAGCTCCATGGGTTTCGCTATTGCCGTTTGCGCGGTCTTCCAAACGTCAGGGAACAAGCCCTTATGACGGCAGCCGTGCAGAACATGAAGAAGATGGCGATCCACCTAGATCGCCTGGAGAAACAGGGGTAA
- the dapF gene encoding diaminopimelate epimerase, with protein MEFTKMNGLGNDFIVWFGHQELPSDASELAVRLCDRHFGVGADGLVYILPSEKADFCMRIINSDGSEAEQCGNAIRCAAKYVYDRKHINREQITIETLGAGVQQVELTVENGLVRMVKVDMGEPILEGLKIPTTLDLTSVINEPIEAGGSGFRFTAVSMGNPHCVIYVEDAPSFDLEAWGPKLECHPLFPKKTNVEFATVRSRKHIDMRVWERGAGPTLACGTGACATLVASVLNGYSDRHAIVSLKGGDLDIEWSEEDNHIYMTGPAEIVYEGRLF; from the coding sequence ATGGAATTCACAAAAATGAACGGTCTAGGTAATGATTTTATCGTTTGGTTTGGGCATCAGGAGTTGCCGTCTGACGCCTCGGAATTAGCTGTTCGGCTATGTGATCGACATTTTGGTGTTGGCGCCGATGGGTTGGTATATATATTGCCATCAGAAAAAGCGGATTTCTGCATGCGCATTATTAACTCGGACGGCTCAGAGGCCGAACAATGCGGTAATGCTATCCGTTGTGCTGCCAAATACGTATATGACCGTAAGCATATCAACCGTGAACAGATCACGATTGAGACGCTGGGTGCAGGTGTACAGCAGGTCGAACTAACTGTAGAGAATGGACTTGTTCGTATGGTGAAGGTAGATATGGGAGAGCCAATTCTTGAGGGTTTGAAGATTCCGACTACTCTGGATCTGACTAGCGTAATTAATGAGCCCATTGAAGCTGGAGGAAGTGGTTTTCGCTTTACGGCTGTATCTATGGGGAATCCGCACTGTGTCATTTATGTGGAGGATGCGCCAAGCTTTGATCTGGAAGCCTGGGGGCCAAAGCTGGAATGCCATCCGTTATTCCCTAAAAAAACAAATGTTGAGTTCGCCACGGTACGTAGCCGTAAGCATATAGATATGAGAGTATGGGAGAGAGGAGCCGGGCCGACGCTAGCTTGTGGAACCGGAGCCTGTGCTACGCTTGTTGCTTCTGTACTAAACGGATATAGCGACCGCCACGCCATTGTAAGCCTGAAGGGCGGCGATCTGGATATCGAATGGAGCGAGGAAGATAATCACATATATATGACGGGTCCGGCTGAGATCGTGTACGAAGGTCGTCTGTTCTGA